gtgtgggtgtgggtgtgtgtgctctcattTGTATAACTtgagaaaattattttctatgtTTGGATTTTATGCCTACATGGTAATCCTCTGTTAATTTTTCCACTTTAAATTAGTTCCTGTCTCCCTATATTTGCATCATGTTTTGCTCACCACTTAACATCCATGTAACACCCTTCATTATATGCTGCTTCCTTTCGGTCATTTCATAGTTTAACTTCCATAGTTCTTTAACTCTTGCAGTGATGGTTCCTCTGCCAAAATTCTGACCCAAGTTTTAATGTTGCGACTACGGCATGGGGAATGCTACCCTACTAAAGGTGGTACAATGCTGTGACGTAGTGTTTCATTGCTACGTACTATCGATTTCAGCCAGAACACTGTGATGCCCTGTTCTTAACTTCCAACTACTCCGACAAAAACGTGCAAATCTGAGGCTTTTGGTTTACATGCCTAGGTGAGAAAGATGACTGTATGCTTATGTCCACTTCAGCTGTGAAAACATTGCCCTATATTTGGTGAcccagagatacacagagatgtgctcagtaaaaaaaaacaaacaaacaaaaaaccccaaaaagaaCCCCAATAGCAGCaacaaaaaatttaattaagGGGAAAACGCATTTAAAAAATTAGCCTGACATTTGTAAAATTTagtagtgtttttgtttccttttttaatatgtctgtgtatgtgtattataaaTGTGATGTATATGCACGCATTCACATATACGTCTGTATTTGAAGATTATGCTGTTGCCTGGTTTTGCATGTAGATTGCAATTTTTGTTTAACATTGAATCCCCCACCCCCTTAATCTTTTGGGACCAtgtttaatactgtatgatGTGGTGGGGACCATTAGACCTCGTTCTACAttgatattatatataaatatataaaaatctgcATTTTCCCTATGGAGAAAGTTTAAGTTATATATCGCCTGTACATTTTGGGCTGCATTAAAATCTTAATTGTCCACcatgtttaaaagaaataacAGTAATGTTGAAATATGctagattaattaaaaaacataatGACTATTCATAATAAATCTTATGACATTTACAAGATTATTTgtactgtgcttttttttttttttttttttcttttttttttttacttgactACCCAAATTTATGGTTAACTTTTGTTCTTACTGACAGATCAACACTAGCATTACTAAATCCTATCATAGTTTTGTTCTATTAGGAACACAAAACTGGTCCCTAAACTAAAGCTATAACATTGTCCTGTACATGTATTTAGAAACAAAAGAGTAACACATAAACTGCAAAATAACATTACTTTCAGAGATTACTGCCAACAAAGTCTAGCAAAATCATCCAGAAATTCTTTTTCCAAACTAAGACAATTTTCAGGTTTTCTAAGACAATTCTGGGCCTAAGAAGCTAACACACATCTCTGAAATATGCATGTTAAAACCTTAAGTGTAATGTAACATGTTTATACTATAGGTAAATCAACTGCACTGCAGGATAATGGCTGAATGCTAACTCCTCTCCACTCTGTGAGGGAGGAGTGGACCTGGCGTGGCTGTGAGGCACCGTGCAGCCTGGCTCGCGTTCATTGGCCAGGCCCCAGCTGCTCCTGCAAGCGCCACAGCAACTCTTGTATTTGCCACAGCTGTAGGGAAAAGAGATCAGATTTAGTGAAAAAGGTGTAGAAAAAGTTCTGTAACAGCACTGGGGATAGCTCTATACTAACCAGAAGGATTTCAAACTGTGTATGTCTCACTGACTCATTTTCTGGATGCAGAATACATTTAACTCAAAACTTAAATACTATTCTTTGGGGCAAGATTCTCAACTCATCACTTAATTACCAGGGCTAATGGCTCTGTTAGAGCAGGAATGTCACCAAGGTGTGCTGACCCCAAACAGAATTGTGCACCTCCACTTTAGTCCACAATGGTCATAGGAGAGGTTCTAGTGCTATAGCACCGTGGCTGAAGATCCATGTACCACCTAGCACCAAACCCACAATGCTTTCAGTGTTACTCATTAGACCTAAGCTCTGAAGCCAAAagaactgaaatatttttgttaccTCTGCATCTTTCTTCCAAATGTGGTGTTCCATCTCACTGTCTACAGGCACCAGAGGCACTTTCCTTCAGTTGGTTACACGGACTGGGGTTCAGTGGGGCTGCTTGTGTGCAGACCTACGTTTCCTCTCTCTGACTACCATGCGGGTAATGTTGTGGAGTGTGGTAGTTCTTGTAATGCGTCTCCTGAGTGACGTCCTTCAAGGCCTGCAAATGTGTGTGGACCAGCATGCTTCTCAGCTTCAGGAAGTCTGAGTGGGCAGGGTTTTCcactgaaacagcagcagattCACACCACTAATTATGTAAAGCTATTCgtttaaatatgaaatgattGGATTCAATTGTCAGCAGCCTTTAAGCATAGTTTGGTGATCTCTTATGTGAAGCATATGGTATTGTCATTCTTATTCTTTGAATTTTGGGAACTGTTCCACTCAGAGACACTGTGGGTAAATATTCTGTGGAACATTGTGTGTTAGAGGCAGACAAAGCACTATGAGTCATGTAATACCAATACCATTAAAAGAGAATGCACAGGCAGGGAGGATAATAGGTCTGAGTACCTTCCACTACACCCCAGGGATTTGTGCGTCCACAAAATCTTCTGCCTTTGCTTTCCACTAGAATATTACTGCCAACCACAGCAAAAGGAATGCTGTCCTTTGGAAGAAAGAGCACTATATATTTAAACCAAAGCTTAGATAAATTATTTATAGAAttattttagtttggttttttttttaatattacagTATTTGCAAAAGGAACCTCTCAACATCTACAACGTAAAGATAGCtgctttgtttgctttctgaAATACCTGTGAACCTACATGTGTCTTTTAAAGCAATGTTAAAATGGTGGTAAATCAGTACATTTTCTTTGCGGCCTTTGAGTACAACGTCTTGCATATACATCTCTGCCCTACATAAACCAAAATCTTATGGCAAAATTATTGTAACTGTCGCAAATATAAGGCATCAGGCaacatattcatacacatcTTACGTAGTTAATGACTGTGGTTTTTGCCACAAGTTTTGAGCCAGAATTGGTAATATTTTCTATAATTCtgcatttttataaaaattagTAAGTCTTTGTTTAGTttcaacaaacaaattaaacagaaaactTTACAAAATCTGCAGAATTAACCTTTAAGGGCACCTTCAGTCAGAACATTAGTaagaacatttttattacaagACATTTAAAGAAATTGGTTAGGAACTGTAACAGGATAGCAGGGGGAGATCAAACAGAGGGCGATTTCGGTAGTAATTATGGCAATAatggagatttattttcctcaaaaaTCCAGTGAAAGGGGCATGATGccataagcagacaaaaaaaaatcaattaaaaaaaaaaacaaaacccaaggaaaaaaactttttaacCCAAAATAAGGCAACTTACGTGCTTCCAATTATGGCACTCAATCAACGCATCTCTCTCTTGGAATGCCGTTGGAATGCTCCAACGCCACTCCTTATATTTCATCTTTGCCCCTTAGACCAAACCATTCTAGAtacataatttattaaattcataatcTCTCCCCTATGGTTCAAAACAAAggctatcatttaaaacattttcccattatccaaaaattctcttattaaaataaatatacccatatctaaacacagagccattaaTCACAATTTTATCCTCCCCCTTTCTATTTGGAAAATTACCTGCTCCAATAACGTGAACCAAAACTACAACTCCCCCTCAATTCTGGGCACGACACTTAACTCGTCCCCTTACAACCgctaatcaaaacaaaataggTACATGCTTTGAACCCAAACTCCCGTTaccttattataataaatatatctatatctacacatatacattaactctagtagttacctaCTCAtgtacattaactctagtagttacctacacatatacattaactctagtagttatctgcACAGTCAGTTGGCCACTCTGAACAATGTAAAACAGTTACAATAACTTTACAAAACTCCAGCAAACGGCAGGTTTGTTCCCTCTGATAGCGGtgtaagtaaaataaaagtctttcagtCCCATGTATTGTCCACGTTATCCCTCTAACATTtggctctgctgtttgtccacatggAACGGGCCAGAGTCTCGTTACAGGGACATTTCAATGATGCTACTAACTTTGAGCTGTTGGTCCTGGAATTTGAattcctcatcttcatctgaGTCACTCAGGAAACTTGTAGATTTTAATCCGAAGTCTCTCAAGCTCCTCTTGAATCTAGAAGGGACCAAATGCATAACAGACACTTGTGTTATGCCTTATGCCCGACAGCAACTGTCTCGAACTGATCTGCTATCAATCCAGCAGATCCACACAATTTATGATAATATTTAACCTATCggacacacaccttttttttttctgtactacTTCAAGTACTGTTAGGCAGTCAACTTTAGCCAGCACAGGCACAATGCTGACCTTCTTCTGTAGTGCCTTCATGAACTCCACATCAATAGGTAGACTACTGCTCAAACTGCTGGTCAATATAATCCACTACTGGCTTCCAGCTatcaaaaaacataaaaag
This is a stretch of genomic DNA from Electrophorus electricus isolate fEleEle1 chromosome 6, fEleEle1.pri, whole genome shotgun sequence. It encodes these proteins:
- the sept4a gene encoding LOW QUALITY PROTEIN: septin 4a (The sequence of the model RefSeq protein was modified relative to this genomic sequence to represent the inferred CDS: inserted 10 bases in 5 codons; substituted 2 bases at 2 genomic stop codons) — protein: MHHKFYFADSLPVSHHLSQVNFRECPPDGTTQAAEHDVDAQSQVSDCDTHPVSCPAQPSNPXACFDPYDSQEAQNKEFVGFSILPSQVHRKXLKRGFTFTLMVGGESGLGKSTXSLFLTDMYKDRNMLNAEERIMKTIEIIRHTVGIEEKGVLQLSIVDTPGFGDAVNNTGSWKPVVDYIDQQFEQXSLPIDVEFMKALQKKVSIVPVLAKVDCLTVLEVVQKKKRCIQEELERLRIKIYKFPEXDSDEDEEFKFQDQQLKDSIPFAVVGSNILVESKGRRFCGRTNPWGVVEVENPAHSDFLKLRSMLVHTHLQALKDVTQETHYKNYHXLHNITRMVVRERKRSPCNQLKESXPLVPVDSEMEHHIWKKDAELWQIQELLWRLQEQLGPGQ